The following nucleotide sequence is from Solanum dulcamara chromosome 7, daSolDulc1.2, whole genome shotgun sequence.
AAATttttaatccaaaaaaaaaaaagagtcaaatacacaatttagtttaaaaaaatgaaccaaaaagagaataaaaatacaaataagtTATAAGTAAATAACAATTGCCAATAGTTGAAGTTGTGCCAccaaagttgaaaaataaaaataaaaagtgtaatgggaaaataaaaagaatgaggGAAACTGTGGAAGTTGCCGCATGTGATAACCGCTATAACCACACCACACACAAGCACTCCCTAAACCCACCACGCGGTGCGtgttcttctctctctctctctctttcttctctttctctaTCCACATTCAcattctcttctctcttttttttcagCGACGGCAGCAGATTCCGGCGAAACGTCACCGTCTCGCCGGAAAATTCTCTTAAATCTCAGACACATTTcacatttttatatatatttttaattgatCTCTCATAcataaggaaaaaaagaaactgAATAATCAGTTAGGGTTCGTTTCCGTTTATCCCTCAAAGATCGAACTTTTGGTTGATTCTTTTGCCTAATGTGGTAGAGATTTAGGGTTTATGGTGCTGTTTTGGGAATCAACACTCTCTGGAAGATCTAACTGTTCAAGTTTTGTTTACGTTTTCTGAAGGATCAAATTTCGCCCTCTTTTCTCTTGGTGCTCAGATTTGAGCAGTTTGATCAGCACACTTTTTGTcgaattttttttcaaacatattttgctTTAATTTCTGACTGGTTTTGGATACTACATTATCGACAAGGCAAATTCATTGCTTCCAGACTGAGGGAAAACTacaggaaagaaagaaaagattttGGGCAGGATATGTGCAGAATAGAAGGAGAAAagagtgaatttgagggcagagagaggaagagaaagaGGTGGGGATTGAGCGTAATGGGATTCAAAGCAGCTACTTTAGGTGACGGTCGTGTGGAGAAATTGAAAAGTTCTATGATGTCGCGGTCTAGAATGAAGTTATGGATGATAAGGGCAACAACTTCGATTCTGTTGTGGACTTGTGTGGTTCAATTGATGACATTGGGGGAGACTTGGGGTCCTAGAGTTTTGAAGGGATGGCCTTCTTGTTTCTCACAGGAATCTACTGCCGCATTTGCTGTTGATTCGTCACCGGAGGTCCCTGCCAGAGTTCTTCCACCCAAGAGTGAGTATTTTCTTGTAATTTACAGGTGTGGCTTTCTCTACTAATTGTGTGGCGAAGTTGATCGGGTTTGGTGGGAAGCAAAGAGATCGCCCTACATATTATGTTATAGAGTAGAGCATAGATGGGTGGGTTTTATTGGCATGATGCTAATTATGATTGAGATACCTGTGAGAGTTGTGGTTGTATTGTTTGAATATATTGCTTGGGAATATTAGTTGAAATCACGAAAAGGGCTCATGGTCCTATTCAGGTTATTCTAGCTTTTTGTGAAAACATTAATTGGAACAGCAAAAGGAATTTGTTGAGAATTTGCTTCCTTGGTTATTTGTTTCCTCCTTtgttgtgttatggatttttgTTTTACAACGTATATTCTCGTGAATTACTGATTgtcttaattattttgaatcCAGGGGTTTACAAGAACAATGGTTACCTTATGGTTTCGTGCAATGGAGGGCTGAATCAAATGAGGTCTGCGGTGAGTTGCAGAGTTTAGTGGCGCGTATTGAAGTATTTCGATTAGAGTAACTATGTGAGTTTAATAACTGATTAGTTTCTCCCCTCCTTCCTCTGTTTTTATTGTTGCAGATATGTGATATGGTTGCCATTGCAAGATATTTGAATGTGACTCTCATAGTTCCTGAGCTGGATAAAACCTCGTTTTGGGCTGATCCAAGGTGTGCCTCCTTGAGTACCATCTTAATGTTTGTCTTCTAAACAGATTGCTTTCTTAATATATAAGGGTGATGATCTGTAGTGCGCTTAACATTACCTTTTGACTTGCAGTGAATTTCAAGATATTTTTGATGTTGATCATTTTATAACATCCTTAAGAGATGAAGTCCGAATATTGAGAGAGCTACCGCCAAGACTGAAGAGGAGAGTGGAGCTAGGAATGCTTTACACCATGCCTCCCATCAGTTGGTCTGATATTTCTTACTACCATAACCAGGTTTGTTGGTTTAGGCCACACTTCTTTGATGATGTATGTTGCTAATTCATCATTATTCCATGAGTACTGATGGTCACATTTGCTGATTACAGATTCTTCCCTTAATTCGGAAGTACAAAGTTGTTCACTTAAACAGAACTGATGCTCGGCTTGCTAATAATGGTCAACCAATGGAAATGCAAAAACTGCGTTGTCGAGTAAATTTTGGTGCCTTGAAATTCACCCCTCAGATAGAAGAGCTGGGCAGAAAGGTCATTCGACTTCTCAGGCAAAAGGGTCCTTTCATGGTGCTCCACCTGAGATACGAAATGGATATGTTAGCTTTCTCTGGCTGTAGTCAGGGATGTAACAAGGATGAGATTGACGAGTTGACAAGAATGAGGTAAACTTATATCCCTGTATTAAGTGGGTGTCTTTAGTAGTCTTTCAGTGTTGGGCTGATTTAATCCTTTTGCAGATATGCTTATCCATGGTGGAAGGAGAAAATCATAAATTCAGATTTGAAAAGGAGAGACGGTCTCTGTCCCTTGACACCCGAAGAAACTGCACTGACTTTAAGGGCATTGGACATTGATTCCAGCATACAAGTTTACATTGCTGCTGGAGAGATATATGGTGGACGAAGGCGATTGGCTAGTCTTGCAGCAGCTTATCCCAATCTGGTAGCTAGAAAGTTCAAGCTAGATTTTTAGCTGTTTATGTTGCCTGAATTTGTTGACCCACATGTTGCACTGTTTTATGTTGAGCAGGTGAGGAAGGAAACACTACTAGAACCTTCCGACCTTATGTTCTTTCAGAATCACTCTTCTCAAATGGCTGCATTGGACTATCTTGTTTCATTGGAGAGCGATATCTTTGTTCCTACGTATGATGGAAACATGGCCAAAGTTGTTGAAGGACATCGCAGGTATTTCCATTTGATGAAGTTGTTTCTGCGCTAATGCGTAAGTGATACCCTTTAGTGTTGCATTACCACTTACCTCGCTTGCTTTCAATTGGTAGTCACCACCCATTAGTAATGCCCAATTACGTACACAATTTTCTTGTTGATTTGCTGGTTTCAGTACAAATTTAGCTTACATCTAgtgttttctttttgttttgctGGTTTTCAGTACAAGTTTAGTTTCAAGTTTGGAGATTTGATTGTagttatgttattatattaacAGTCTCACCATTCTATGCAGATATCTTGGGTACAAGAAAACCATCTTATTGGACAGAAAGCTTCTAGTGGATTTGATAGACCAACATACTGCTGGATCATTGACATGGGATGAGTTTTCCTATGCTGTTAAGAAAGCTCATGCTGAACGTATGGGCAACCCAACCAAGAGGTTGGTTATTCCAGACCGACCCAAAGAAGAGGATTATTTCTACTCAAACCCATGGGAATGTTTAGAACCATCTAATGAGGATGAAACACTAAGTAGCAGCATTTAAATCATGTTGGCTGTAACAACATTTGGTcagagaaaaaggaaaaaaaaaacacttccACGCAGTTTCTGTGAATGATTTATAGAAGATAGTTCTCAACACCGTGAGTCAGTGAGAAAGCAGGATTTTGCTTCAATGCAGCTCAGTAGGAGGGTACACTTTGACGGGGCTGAGAAGACTCAAGAGCATGCTGGAGAGAGTACATTAAAAATGTTTTTACATAAATTAATAAACGATTTCCTGTATAGAAGCTTCCCCTGCCATTGCAGGGTTACATCAACTCTACGGCAGTGTACACAGAGGGGTGAAATATAGAATTTGTTTTACTGCAACTACGGACCCAACAATTTATAGATTCCATCCCATACACTCCCAGTTGAGGCTAAATTCTTTTTTGCctcaacacaccccttttcttGTTTGTGTTTCCTCTATCTTTTGCTATTAGTCTTCTTTCCTATCTGCTGTTCTACAAATTTTATCCTGatctcatcatcatcatgataGTTacttaagcagtttataagagAACAACAAAATTCATTTGCTCCAATAGAGATTTTCATTATTTGAGTGCTACGGGTATATGCGGTTGGTAAGATGTGACTAGTGGAGGAAGAGAGGCCAATTATTTGCTAGTCAATGCTTGTTGTTTGTCATATAAAATTTTGGCTTACTCATCTGTtcattctttgaaaataatatttataacatGAAAAGTATATGAAAGTGATTTGCTTTCTGCACATTCTCTTGATGTAAGAATATTTGATAATATAAGCTATGTACCAACTACCAACC
It contains:
- the LOC129894442 gene encoding rhamnogalacturonan I rhamnosyltransferase 1-like; the protein is MCRIEGEKSEFEGRERKRKRWGLSVMGFKAATLGDGRVEKLKSSMMSRSRMKLWMIRATTSILLWTCVVQLMTLGETWGPRVLKGWPSCFSQESTAAFAVDSSPEVPARVLPPKRVYKNNGYLMVSCNGGLNQMRSAICDMVAIARYLNVTLIVPELDKTSFWADPSEFQDIFDVDHFITSLRDEVRILRELPPRLKRRVELGMLYTMPPISWSDISYYHNQILPLIRKYKVVHLNRTDARLANNGQPMEMQKLRCRVNFGALKFTPQIEELGRKVIRLLRQKGPFMVLHLRYEMDMLAFSGCSQGCNKDEIDELTRMRYAYPWWKEKIINSDLKRRDGLCPLTPEETALTLRALDIDSSIQVYIAAGEIYGGRRRLASLAAAYPNLVRKETLLEPSDLMFFQNHSSQMAALDYLVSLESDIFVPTYDGNMAKVVEGHRRYLGYKKTILLDRKLLVDLIDQHTAGSLTWDEFSYAVKKAHAERMGNPTKRLVIPDRPKEEDYFYSNPWECLEPSNEDETLSSSI